In Synechocystis sp. PCC 6714, the genomic window CCACTGTCATAGTGGACTGCCTGTTGACCGAGTGGCAATATCCCACCATGGAAGCTGATGATGTGGTTTGGCTCTACGTTTCCCTGGAAGGGGAAGATTTTGCCGAAGCTGTGTCGGTGATTGTTCAACACCGGGAGGGAAAATTAGCAATCCGCTGGCTTGAGTGGGGCAGGCCCTAATCCGTTTACTCTGAGATCAGAAAGGGAACACTTCCCAAACGGCGATCGCCATTAAATAGATGATTGAATTATTTTTGGTGTTGGCCAAAACCCCACCGGCCCAATGCCATCCCAGTTACCCTGACCTTTGCTTACCCATTGGCCGGGACGTTGATTGCTCTGATATTCCCGACAACAAAAAGCCAGTCAGGATTACTGGCAAAGATGACCACCGCCTTGATAGGGATAAAGATGGTTGGGGTTGTGAGCTTAAGGACGGCGATCGCCAATAACCGATATGATTTATCAATCTGTCCTAAAACAGTACAAATTACACCCTTGAAAATCGTCTTTAACCCTCATATTTGATTTTTCAGGTTAACTACATCATTTTCTTCGGTAAGTCCCCGTATCAGACGATTTAGGACATAGCGGCAGTTTTCAGAATTTATCAACTGAGAATAATTAGCAATAGTTTATGTTGAGCGATGGAGAGTTGAAAAAATTCCACGATAGAATTGGGGTTGTGGAAGTTATTCAATGTTTCCTCAGAATTATTGAATGAAAATTAACCGCCAGGGGCAAGCAAAGGTATTAACTGAGCAGGAACTGCATGACCTATTCACCGTTGGCTTGCTCACTCCCCGCGATCGCCTTCTATTTGGTATTTGTCTTTATACTGGTTGCCGCATTGGGGAAGCTTGTTCTCTTGCTTGGGCTGATGTCACCAGCGATGCCATGACTTTCCGCATTGAAAAAACTAAAACCAAGTCCAGTCGGACTGTGGCCATTTCCCCAGCATTGCAAGCTCTTTTTGATCAGTACCGGCAAGGCCAACAATTTGTTAGATTTCCCTCTGCCTATGTGTTTCGGGGCAAACGGGCGGGGTCACACCTTCATCCTTCCATGGCCCACAAGATTTTGAAAGCGGCAACGGATAGAATTGGAGTGAGGGGAGTATCGACCCATTCTTTCCGTCGCACTGCATTAACTATGATGTGTCGCAAGGGCATTAATTTGCGGGTTATTCAGAAGATTAGTGGTCACAAGAATTTGAATGTGTTGTCCCATTATCTGGAGGTTTCTGAACAGGAGAAGGAGCAGGCCCTATCTACAATCTCGTTTTAGAATTCAGTTAGTTTCCGGTTCCAGCCAATGCTA contains:
- a CDS encoding excalibur calcium-binding domain-containing protein — its product is MIELFLVLAKTPPAQCHPSYPDLCLPIGRDVDCSDIPDNKKPVRITGKDDHRLDRDKDGWGCELKDGDRQ
- a CDS encoding site-specific integrase, whose product is MKINRQGQAKVLTEQELHDLFTVGLLTPRDRLLFGICLYTGCRIGEACSLAWADVTSDAMTFRIEKTKTKSSRTVAISPALQALFDQYRQGQQFVRFPSAYVFRGKRAGSHLHPSMAHKILKAATDRIGVRGVSTHSFRRTALTMMCRKGINLRVIQKISGHKNLNVLSHYLEVSEQEKEQALSTISF